The following coding sequences are from one Leucoraja erinacea ecotype New England chromosome 2, Leri_hhj_1, whole genome shotgun sequence window:
- the LOC129712007 gene encoding WAS/WASL-interacting protein family member 2-like isoform X3, whose translation MPVPPPPPPPPPPPGTPPLPSSFAVHGEFPKHHKDEEHGRSALLEDIHTGVRLKKVTQINDRSAPIIDKPTSSNGTVGGTAASTAMGGLFQGGFPVLRPTGQRDTSERVSKPAHLHFGLKTQAARYPVQNNSGRNVRSTSNQSNCPESTDVSKVQKALPGRPVVSTFAPPPLPLMPPCQGKSPLHCPSPTLSHSFNKPTKSSLTSQGPPLPPQNSKPSKFQYIQPPPPPPPSPPLPPPPPSHNFQEQASDFSFPAPPPPIFCTEDCADFFPLPPPPLPPSPCSVSHGKAESPLPPPPPPPLPPLLSNLEIPPPLPPKLPNFSNRPSTNSMSTLPPPLPLVFPYGHPGSASSSGQMSYTTQVSAREATSRSGVHNGSGKLSSPPLPPFRSSSTEVTGRNQHSPSSIRTPTYSVLPPPPPPPPPLPLKNRPGLICVQPQAYADDFESKYNFHSVEDLPPPDEYKSFPRTYPSRQLRASQKGNRTTTPLR comes from the exons GTTCATGGGGAGTTTCCCAAACACCACAAGGATGAAGAACATGGGCGGTCTGCGTTGTTAGAAGATATCCACACTGGAGTGCGGTTGAAAAAGGTGACACAGATCAATGACAGAAGTGCTCCAATCATTGATA AACCAACGAGTAGCAATGGTACAGTgggtggaacagcagcatcaacTGCTATGGGTGGCTTGTTTCAGGGAGGGTTTCCTGTGCTCAGACCTACTGGACAGAGAGATACTTCAG AACGAGTTTCCAAGCCAGCTCATCTACATTTTGGACTAAAAACACAAGCGGCAAGATACCCAGTCCAGAATAACAGTGGCAGAAATGTTCGAAGTACATCTAATCAATCTAATTGTCCAGAATCTACTGATGTATCTAAAGTTCAAAAGGCACTTCCAGGGCGACCTGTTGTGTCCACGTTTgcacctcctccccttcctctcatgCCTCCCTGTCAGGGTAAATCTCCACTGCACTGTCCTTCTCCAACACTCTCACATTCTttcaataaacctacaaaatcATCACTAACATCACAAGGCCCTCCACTTCCACCTCAAAACAGTAAACCATCTAAATTTCAATACAtacagccaccaccaccaccaccaccatcacctccGCTACCACCACCTCCACCTTCCCATAATTTTCAAGAACAAGCTTCAGATTTCTCATTTCCTGCCCCACCTCCACCTATATTTTGCACAGAAGACTGTGCAgatttctttcccctccctccacctccattACCTCCATCCCCTTGTAGTGTGTCTCATGGAAAAGCTGAAagccctctaccaccaccccctccaccaccactaccGCCTTTATTGAGCAATCTAGAAATTCCTCCACCTTTGCCCCCAAAACTGCCAAACTTTTCCAACAGACCAAGTACAAATTCTATGTCTACTCTTCCCCCTCCACTGCCATTAGTTTTTCCTTATGGTCATCCAGGCTCAGCCTCATCATCTGGTCAAATGTCATATACAACCCAAGTATCTGCAAGGGAAGCCACATCTAGATCTGGAG TGCACAATGGTAGTGGAAAACTATCATCACCTCCTCTTCCACCATTCAGGTCATCCAGTACAGAGGTTACAGGCAGAAACCAGCATTCACCCAGCTCAATTCGGACACCTACATACTCTGTGCTGCCaccaccccctccaccaccaccgcctTTACCACTGAAAAATCGACCCGGACTTATTTGTGTACAGCCACAGGCATATG CTGATGACTTTGAATCCAAGTATAATTTTCATTCAGTTGAAGACCTTCCACCTCCAGATGAATACAAATCATTTCCCAGGACATATCCCAGCAGGCAGCTTCGAG CTAGCCAAAAAGGTAATCGGACTACAACTCCATTAAGATGA
- the LOC129712007 gene encoding WAS/WASL-interacting protein family member 2-like isoform X1 codes for MPVPPPPPPPPPPPGTPPLPSSFAVHGEFPKHHKDEEHGRSALLEDIHTGVRLKKVTQINDRSAPIIDKRVSKPAHLHFGLKTQAARYPVQNNSGRNVRSTSNQSNCPESTDVSKVQKALPGRPVVSTFAPPPLPLMPPCQGKSPLHCPSPTLSHSFNKPTKSSLTSQGPPLPPQNSKPSKFQYIQPPPPPPPSPPLPPPPPSHNFQEQASDFSFPAPPPPIFCTEDCADFFPLPPPPLPPSPCSVSHGKAESPLPPPPPPPLPPLLSNLEIPPPLPPKLPNFSNRPSTNSMSTLPPPLPLVFPYGHPGSASSSGQMSYTTQVSAREATSRSGVHNGSGKLSSPPLPPFRSSSTEVTGRNQHSPSSIRTPTYSVLPPPPPPPPPLPLKNRPGLICVQPQAYADDFESKYNFHSVEDLPPPDEYKSFPRTYPSRQLRASQKGNRTTTPLR; via the exons GTTCATGGGGAGTTTCCCAAACACCACAAGGATGAAGAACATGGGCGGTCTGCGTTGTTAGAAGATATCCACACTGGAGTGCGGTTGAAAAAGGTGACACAGATCAATGACAGAAGTGCTCCAATCATTGATA AACGAGTTTCCAAGCCAGCTCATCTACATTTTGGACTAAAAACACAAGCGGCAAGATACCCAGTCCAGAATAACAGTGGCAGAAATGTTCGAAGTACATCTAATCAATCTAATTGTCCAGAATCTACTGATGTATCTAAAGTTCAAAAGGCACTTCCAGGGCGACCTGTTGTGTCCACGTTTgcacctcctccccttcctctcatgCCTCCCTGTCAGGGTAAATCTCCACTGCACTGTCCTTCTCCAACACTCTCACATTCTttcaataaacctacaaaatcATCACTAACATCACAAGGCCCTCCACTTCCACCTCAAAACAGTAAACCATCTAAATTTCAATACAtacagccaccaccaccaccaccaccatcacctccGCTACCACCACCTCCACCTTCCCATAATTTTCAAGAACAAGCTTCAGATTTCTCATTTCCTGCCCCACCTCCACCTATATTTTGCACAGAAGACTGTGCAgatttctttcccctccctccacctccattACCTCCATCCCCTTGTAGTGTGTCTCATGGAAAAGCTGAAagccctctaccaccaccccctccaccaccactaccGCCTTTATTGAGCAATCTAGAAATTCCTCCACCTTTGCCCCCAAAACTGCCAAACTTTTCCAACAGACCAAGTACAAATTCTATGTCTACTCTTCCCCCTCCACTGCCATTAGTTTTTCCTTATGGTCATCCAGGCTCAGCCTCATCATCTGGTCAAATGTCATATACAACCCAAGTATCTGCAAGGGAAGCCACATCTAGATCTGGAG TGCACAATGGTAGTGGAAAACTATCATCACCTCCTCTTCCACCATTCAGGTCATCCAGTACAGAGGTTACAGGCAGAAACCAGCATTCACCCAGCTCAATTCGGACACCTACATACTCTGTGCTGCCaccaccccctccaccaccaccgcctTTACCACTGAAAAATCGACCCGGACTTATTTGTGTACAGCCACAGGCATATG CTGATGACTTTGAATCCAAGTATAATTTTCATTCAGTTGAAGACCTTCCACCTCCAGATGAATACAAATCATTTCCCAGGACATATCCCAGCAGGCAGCTTCGAG CTAGCCAAAAAGGTAATCGGACTACAACTCCATTAAGATGA
- the LOC129712007 gene encoding WAS/WASL-interacting protein family member 3-like isoform X2, whose amino-acid sequence MGGLFQGGFPVLRPTGQRDTSERVSKPAHLHFGLKTQAARYPVQNNSGRNVRSTSNQSNCPESTDVSKVQKALPGRPVVSTFAPPPLPLMPPCQGKSPLHCPSPTLSHSFNKPTKSSLTSQGPPLPPQNSKPSKFQYIQPPPPPPPSPPLPPPPPSHNFQEQASDFSFPAPPPPIFCTEDCADFFPLPPPPLPPSPCSVSHGKAESPLPPPPPPPLPPLLSNLEIPPPLPPKLPNFSNRPSTNSMSTLPPPLPLVFPYGHPGSASSSGQMSYTTQVSAREATSRSGVHNGSGKLSSPPLPPFRSSSTEVTGRNQHSPSSIRTPTYSVLPPPPPPPPPLPLKNRPGLICVQPQAYADDFESKYNFHSVEDLPPPDEYKSFPRTYPSRQLRASQKGNRTTTPLR is encoded by the exons ATGGGTGGCTTGTTTCAGGGAGGGTTTCCTGTGCTCAGACCTACTGGACAGAGAGATACTTCAG AACGAGTTTCCAAGCCAGCTCATCTACATTTTGGACTAAAAACACAAGCGGCAAGATACCCAGTCCAGAATAACAGTGGCAGAAATGTTCGAAGTACATCTAATCAATCTAATTGTCCAGAATCTACTGATGTATCTAAAGTTCAAAAGGCACTTCCAGGGCGACCTGTTGTGTCCACGTTTgcacctcctccccttcctctcatgCCTCCCTGTCAGGGTAAATCTCCACTGCACTGTCCTTCTCCAACACTCTCACATTCTttcaataaacctacaaaatcATCACTAACATCACAAGGCCCTCCACTTCCACCTCAAAACAGTAAACCATCTAAATTTCAATACAtacagccaccaccaccaccaccaccatcacctccGCTACCACCACCTCCACCTTCCCATAATTTTCAAGAACAAGCTTCAGATTTCTCATTTCCTGCCCCACCTCCACCTATATTTTGCACAGAAGACTGTGCAgatttctttcccctccctccacctccattACCTCCATCCCCTTGTAGTGTGTCTCATGGAAAAGCTGAAagccctctaccaccaccccctccaccaccactaccGCCTTTATTGAGCAATCTAGAAATTCCTCCACCTTTGCCCCCAAAACTGCCAAACTTTTCCAACAGACCAAGTACAAATTCTATGTCTACTCTTCCCCCTCCACTGCCATTAGTTTTTCCTTATGGTCATCCAGGCTCAGCCTCATCATCTGGTCAAATGTCATATACAACCCAAGTATCTGCAAGGGAAGCCACATCTAGATCTGGAG TGCACAATGGTAGTGGAAAACTATCATCACCTCCTCTTCCACCATTCAGGTCATCCAGTACAGAGGTTACAGGCAGAAACCAGCATTCACCCAGCTCAATTCGGACACCTACATACTCTGTGCTGCCaccaccccctccaccaccaccgcctTTACCACTGAAAAATCGACCCGGACTTATTTGTGTACAGCCACAGGCATATG CTGATGACTTTGAATCCAAGTATAATTTTCATTCAGTTGAAGACCTTCCACCTCCAGATGAATACAAATCATTTCCCAGGACATATCCCAGCAGGCAGCTTCGAG CTAGCCAAAAAGGTAATCGGACTACAACTCCATTAAGATGA